A single Vicinamibacterales bacterium DNA region contains:
- a CDS encoding PadR family transcriptional regulator: MEDRNLYNGLIRLHILHHAAEQPIFGQWMIDELGHHGYRLSAGTLYPILHGMEKQGYLVSRLMQKDGRNRRVYRATALGRKALATARKRVQELFGEMFEHD; the protein is encoded by the coding sequence ATGGAAGATCGTAACCTCTACAATGGCCTGATCCGCCTTCACATCCTGCACCACGCAGCCGAACAGCCTATTTTCGGACAATGGATGATCGATGAACTCGGCCATCACGGTTACCGCCTCAGCGCCGGAACGCTCTATCCGATCCTGCACGGCATGGAAAAGCAGGGTTATCTGGTGTCTCGCCTGATGCAGAAAGACGGCCGCAACCGTCGTGTCTACCGTGCGACGGCCCTCGGCCGCAAGGCGCTGGCAACGGCGCGGAAGCGCGTGCAAGAGCTCTTCGGCGAAATGTTCGAACACGACTGA